A part of Microbacterium atlanticum genomic DNA contains:
- the tmk gene encoding dTMP kinase — MRAEHADAPSAPPVAGGPGRGLFVTFEGGDGVGKTTQAALLEEWLTQQGRTVVRTREPGGTEVGVLIRDIVLHHRGEVSPRAEALLYAADRAHHIDTLVRPALARGEIVIQDRYLDSSVAYQGAGRVLGSDEVRRLSLWATQGLLPDVTVLLDLDPAAARTRLDADDKPFDRLEAEKEHFHARVRDEFLSLAAAEPVRYLVLDAARPPAELAAAVRGRVEPLLA; from the coding sequence GTGAGGGCCGAGCACGCGGACGCACCGTCCGCGCCTCCGGTCGCGGGCGGGCCGGGGAGAGGTCTCTTCGTCACGTTCGAGGGGGGCGACGGCGTCGGCAAGACCACGCAGGCGGCGCTCCTGGAGGAGTGGCTCACCCAGCAGGGCCGCACCGTCGTCCGCACCCGCGAGCCGGGCGGCACCGAGGTGGGCGTGCTGATCCGCGACATCGTGCTCCACCACCGCGGCGAGGTGTCCCCGCGCGCCGAGGCCCTGCTGTACGCGGCGGACCGCGCCCATCACATCGACACCCTTGTGCGGCCCGCTCTCGCGCGCGGGGAGATCGTCATCCAGGACCGCTACCTCGACTCATCGGTCGCGTACCAGGGCGCCGGCCGGGTGCTCGGCAGCGACGAGGTGCGCCGGCTGTCGCTGTGGGCCACACAGGGACTCCTGCCCGACGTGACGGTGCTCCTCGACCTCGACCCCGCGGCCGCGCGGACGCGCCTGGACGCCGACGACAAGCCGTTCGACCGGCTGGAGGCCGAGAAGGAGCACTTCCACGCGCGGGTGCGCGACGAGTTCCTCAGCTTGGCCGCGGCCGAACCGGTGCGGTACCTCGTGCTCGACGCCGCGCGCCCGCCGGCCGAGCTCGCGGCCGCCGTGCGCGGTCGCGTCGAGCCGCTGCTGGCATGA
- a CDS encoding alpha/beta hydrolase codes for MPSVSRALAALAGMTALTLTLSGCLYAAIPDAAPRPAASATPDVAGVSPELLPFYSQTLDWTTCGQFDCATVTAPLDWTQPATGEIELAIIRSRAEGAGEPIGSLLTNPGGPGASGVSFVRDSVTFAVGDPVRQRFHTIGFDPRGVGESTAVTCFEPADMDAYLFDIPEGERGSAGWTDELLAAHADFADACEANSDGILPYITTENSARDMDLLRAVLGDTQLNFLGYSYGTFLGATYAKLFPEKVGRLVLDGAIDPAIPGIDVGITQALGFESALRAYMADCVQDDGCPFRGSVDEAMADLGTLLAGVDRDPLRNADGRLLGADSLMTAIVAALYSADSWGFLTVALTDALAGDPASAFQLVDFYYDRQEGVYLNNQTEAFRAYNCMDYPLDATPEAEAEAEALLAAEAPTIAPYWEGPDPCEVWPFPATGVREPIPAEGAAPIVVVGTTNDPATPYEWSVSMADQLSSGVLVTRVGEGHTGYNKGNPCVDAAVETYLLDGTPPQDGLRCE; via the coding sequence ATGCCGAGCGTGTCGCGAGCCCTCGCCGCGCTCGCCGGCATGACAGCCCTCACCCTCACGCTGAGCGGCTGCCTGTATGCGGCGATCCCGGATGCGGCGCCGCGGCCGGCAGCGAGCGCGACGCCCGACGTCGCGGGGGTGTCGCCCGAGCTGCTGCCGTTCTACTCGCAGACCCTCGACTGGACCACGTGCGGGCAGTTCGACTGCGCCACGGTGACGGCGCCGCTGGACTGGACGCAGCCGGCCACGGGCGAGATCGAGCTGGCGATCATCCGCAGTCGCGCCGAAGGGGCCGGCGAACCGATCGGTTCGCTGCTGACCAATCCCGGCGGCCCGGGGGCGAGCGGCGTGAGCTTCGTGCGCGACTCGGTGACGTTCGCCGTCGGCGATCCGGTTCGTCAGCGGTTCCACACCATCGGCTTCGATCCGCGAGGGGTCGGCGAGTCGACGGCCGTGACCTGCTTCGAACCCGCCGACATGGACGCCTACCTGTTCGACATCCCCGAGGGGGAGCGCGGCAGCGCCGGCTGGACCGATGAACTGCTGGCCGCCCATGCGGACTTCGCCGACGCCTGCGAGGCGAACAGCGACGGCATCCTGCCGTACATCACGACCGAGAACTCCGCGCGCGACATGGATCTCCTGCGGGCGGTGCTCGGCGACACGCAGCTGAACTTCCTCGGCTACTCCTACGGCACCTTCCTCGGTGCCACCTACGCGAAGCTGTTCCCCGAGAAGGTGGGGCGCCTCGTGCTCGACGGCGCCATCGACCCGGCGATCCCCGGCATCGACGTCGGCATCACCCAGGCGCTGGGCTTCGAGTCCGCGCTGCGGGCGTACATGGCCGACTGCGTGCAGGACGACGGGTGCCCGTTCCGCGGCTCCGTCGACGAGGCGATGGCGGATCTCGGCACGCTGCTGGCCGGAGTCGACCGCGATCCGCTGCGCAACGCCGATGGTCGCCTGCTGGGCGCCGACTCGCTGATGACGGCGATCGTGGCGGCGCTGTACTCGGCTGACAGCTGGGGCTTCCTGACGGTGGCGCTGACCGACGCGCTCGCCGGCGATCCGGCCTCGGCATTCCAGCTCGTCGATTTCTACTACGACCGGCAGGAGGGCGTCTACCTCAACAACCAGACCGAGGCCTTCCGCGCATACAACTGCATGGACTACCCGCTCGACGCGACGCCCGAGGCCGAGGCCGAGGCAGAGGCGCTGCTCGCAGCGGAAGCGCCGACCATCGCGCCCTACTGGGAGGGTCCCGACCCGTGCGAGGTGTGGCCGTTCCCGGCCACCGGCGTCCGCGAGCCGATCCCCGCCGAGGGCGCCGCGCCGATCGTGGTGGTCGGCACCACCAACGATCCGGCGACGCCGTACGAGTGGTCGGTGTCGATGGCGGACCAGCTGTCTTCGGGCGTGCTGGTGACCCGCGTGGGCGAGGGGCACACCGGCTACAACAAGGGCAACCCGTGCGTGGACGCCGCGGTCGAGACGTACCTCCTGGACGGCACGCCGCCACAGGACGGGCTGCGCTGCGAGTGA
- a CDS encoding TadE family type IV pilus minor pilin, whose protein sequence is MRRRHGDDRGSVAAEFAVALPAVVIVLLVGVGALAASSRQVRLQDAVADAARLSARGESASRAHEAVGAAVAGASVEVASRGDLVCVAASAPALLGLRVTAEGCALAGGL, encoded by the coding sequence ATGCGACGGCGGCACGGCGACGACCGGGGATCGGTCGCAGCCGAGTTCGCGGTCGCCCTTCCTGCCGTGGTCATCGTGCTCCTCGTAGGCGTCGGGGCGCTCGCGGCGTCCTCGAGGCAGGTGCGGCTGCAGGATGCGGTGGCGGATGCCGCGCGCCTGAGCGCGCGCGGCGAGTCCGCGTCGCGGGCACACGAGGCGGTCGGGGCAGCGGTTGCCGGGGCCTCGGTCGAGGTGGCGTCGCGAGGGGACCTGGTCTGCGTGGCGGCCTCCGCTCCCGCGCTGCTGGGTCTTCGCGTCACGGCCGAAGGATGTGCGCTGGCGGGCGGGCTGTGA
- a CDS encoding DNA polymerase III subunit delta', with translation MEAATTPAVAGAPEARDAAALGLPWAEVWGQDAAVATLREAASDPAAMTHAWLITGPPGSGRSILAHAFAAALIAQPGDERAMAQVLAGTHPDITALRTEGVIISIKDARALVERSYFAPSLGRYRVIVMEDADRMTERTSNVLLKALEEPPERTVWVLCAPSDADLLPTIRSRVRTLRLREPDAVDVAELIVRRSGVDQAVAEQSARHAQRHIGMAQRLATDAAARARRDATLRGVLGVRGVGDAVEVAGAIVAAATDDARALTSERDEAERATLLRTLGIADGAAVPSAVRSQLSALEDEQKRRATRSLRDGIDRVLTDLESMFRDTLMLQFGREGDLINRELDAELRALASAWSPERTLAVVDRIAATRENLELNAAPVLALESMLITVASGRTP, from the coding sequence ATGGAAGCCGCGACCACGCCCGCCGTCGCGGGTGCACCCGAGGCGCGCGACGCCGCCGCCCTCGGCCTGCCGTGGGCAGAGGTGTGGGGGCAGGACGCCGCGGTCGCGACGCTGCGGGAGGCGGCATCCGACCCCGCCGCGATGACCCACGCGTGGCTCATCACCGGCCCGCCGGGATCCGGCCGATCGATCCTCGCCCACGCCTTCGCGGCCGCGCTCATCGCACAGCCCGGCGACGAGCGCGCGATGGCGCAGGTGCTCGCCGGCACCCACCCCGATATCACGGCGCTGCGGACCGAGGGCGTCATCATCTCCATCAAGGACGCCCGTGCGCTCGTGGAGCGGTCGTACTTCGCTCCGTCGCTCGGCCGCTACCGCGTCATCGTCATGGAGGATGCCGACCGCATGACGGAGCGCACCTCCAACGTGCTGCTCAAGGCCCTCGAAGAGCCGCCCGAGCGGACCGTGTGGGTGCTGTGCGCCCCGAGCGATGCCGACCTGCTTCCCACGATCCGCTCCCGCGTGCGCACGCTGCGACTGCGCGAGCCCGACGCCGTCGACGTCGCCGAGCTCATCGTCCGCCGCAGCGGCGTCGACCAGGCCGTCGCCGAGCAGTCGGCGCGCCATGCCCAGCGTCACATCGGCATGGCGCAGCGGCTGGCGACGGATGCCGCGGCCCGCGCTCGCCGGGACGCCACGCTCCGCGGTGTGCTGGGAGTGCGCGGCGTGGGGGACGCCGTCGAGGTGGCGGGCGCGATCGTCGCGGCGGCCACCGACGACGCCAGGGCGCTGACGTCCGAACGCGACGAGGCCGAGCGGGCGACGCTGCTGCGCACACTCGGCATCGCCGACGGGGCCGCCGTCCCGTCGGCGGTCCGCTCGCAGCTCTCCGCGCTCGAGGACGAGCAGAAGCGCCGCGCGACCCGCAGTCTCCGCGACGGCATCGACCGCGTGCTCACCGATCTCGAATCGATGTTCCGCGACACGCTCATGCTGCAGTTCGGGCGGGAGGGCGACCTCATCAACCGCGAACTGGACGCCGAGCTCCGCGCGCTCGCATCGGCCTGGTCGCCGGAGCGCACGCTCGCCGTGGTCGACCGGATCGCCGCGACGCGGGAGAACCTCGAGCTCAACGCCGCCCCCGTCCTCGCGCTCGAGAGCATGCTCATCACCGTCGCCAGCGGAAGGACGCCGTGA
- the topA gene encoding type I DNA topoisomerase — translation MAEGKKLVIVESPTKMRSIQGYLGDGYEVLSSVGHIRDLADKRDIPAEKKQAYGKYSIDIDNGFDPYYVESERGKKTVAELKRALKGADELLLATDEDREGEAIAWHLLQTLKPKVPVKRMVFHEITKDAIQAAVGNTRELDLALVDAQETRRILDRLYGWDVSPVLWYKVQQGTSAGRVQSAATRLVVDRERERMAFVSASYWDIEALAAPNRPQGIDEAFSARLARVDGAVLARGTDFDDRGELKKAVLVLDEAQVRDLAAAIEAAGEASVTALESKPGTRSPKPPFTTSTLQQEAGRKLSMSAKHAMGVAQRLYEKGYITYMRTDSTALSTQAVQAAREQAVALYGAAAVPLNPRTYRNNSKNAQEAHEAIRPSGDVFRTPAEVSAQLDRDELRLYDLIWKRTMASQMSDAKYETTTVTLAVAAGARRAEFTASGTVYTFKGFLEAYEEGRDEKRSDADKSDDQSLPAMAVGDVLRLRDVEPKGHATSPKPRYTEASLVKALEEKGIGRPSTFASIIDVILNRGYVTKRGQALIPSWLAFSVVRLLEQHFADLVDYDFTAALEDDLDAIARGEQKRQDWLREFYFGSDEHVGLRNIVDNLGEIDARALNSTPIGEVATLRFGKYGPYLEVPDKENPDAEPRRVNIPEDLAPDELTPAKAQELIDAPVAGDRVLGENPATGKLVVVKDGRFGPYVQETDPPALEEVDEQTGEVVAAEPEPAPKKRGAKKEAAPKPRTASLFKSMSVDTIDLDTALKLLDLPRVVGADPETGAEITAQNGRYGPYLKKGTDSRTLQNEQQIFDITLEEALAVYAQPKYGARGASSALKEFENDPTSGKPIKLKDGRFGPYVTDGETNATIPRGEDAMEITFERAVQLLADKRAKGPARRTATRKTAAKK, via the coding sequence TTGGCAGAAGGCAAGAAGCTCGTCATCGTCGAGTCACCGACGAAGATGAGGTCGATCCAGGGCTACCTCGGAGACGGTTACGAGGTGCTCAGCTCGGTCGGCCACATCCGCGATCTCGCGGACAAGAGGGACATCCCCGCAGAGAAGAAGCAGGCGTACGGGAAGTACTCGATCGACATCGACAACGGCTTCGACCCTTACTACGTCGAGAGCGAGCGCGGCAAGAAGACGGTCGCCGAGCTCAAGCGCGCGCTGAAGGGGGCGGACGAGCTCCTGCTCGCCACCGATGAGGACCGCGAGGGCGAGGCCATCGCGTGGCACCTGCTGCAGACCCTCAAGCCCAAGGTGCCGGTCAAGCGCATGGTGTTCCACGAGATCACCAAGGACGCGATCCAGGCCGCCGTCGGCAACACGCGCGAGCTGGACCTCGCGCTCGTCGACGCGCAGGAGACCCGTCGCATCCTCGATCGCCTGTACGGCTGGGACGTCAGCCCCGTGCTCTGGTACAAGGTGCAGCAGGGGACGTCCGCCGGGCGGGTCCAGTCGGCAGCGACCCGCCTCGTCGTCGACCGCGAGCGCGAGCGCATGGCCTTCGTGTCGGCGTCCTACTGGGACATCGAGGCGCTCGCCGCACCGAACCGCCCGCAGGGGATCGACGAGGCCTTCTCCGCCCGTCTTGCCCGCGTCGACGGCGCGGTGCTGGCCCGCGGCACCGACTTCGACGACCGCGGCGAGCTGAAGAAGGCCGTCCTCGTCCTCGACGAGGCGCAGGTGCGTGACCTCGCCGCGGCGATCGAGGCCGCGGGCGAGGCATCCGTCACCGCCCTGGAGTCCAAGCCGGGAACCCGCAGCCCCAAGCCCCCCTTCACGACCTCCACGCTCCAGCAGGAGGCCGGCCGCAAGCTCTCGATGAGCGCCAAGCACGCCATGGGCGTCGCGCAGCGTCTTTACGAGAAGGGGTACATCACCTATATGCGCACCGACTCGACGGCGCTGTCGACGCAGGCCGTGCAGGCCGCCCGCGAGCAGGCGGTCGCGCTGTACGGCGCGGCGGCCGTGCCGCTGAACCCGCGCACGTACCGCAACAACAGCAAGAACGCGCAGGAGGCGCACGAGGCCATCCGCCCCTCGGGGGACGTCTTCCGCACGCCGGCCGAGGTGTCCGCCCAGCTCGACCGCGACGAGCTGCGGCTGTACGACCTCATCTGGAAGCGCACGATGGCCAGCCAGATGTCGGACGCCAAGTACGAGACCACCACCGTGACCCTCGCGGTCGCGGCCGGTGCGCGTCGCGCCGAGTTCACGGCATCCGGCACCGTGTACACCTTCAAGGGGTTCCTCGAGGCGTACGAGGAGGGCAGGGACGAGAAGCGCAGCGACGCCGACAAGTCCGACGACCAGTCGCTGCCGGCCATGGCGGTGGGTGACGTGCTGCGGCTTCGGGACGTGGAGCCGAAGGGCCACGCGACCAGCCCCAAGCCCCGCTACACCGAGGCGAGCCTCGTCAAGGCGCTCGAGGAGAAGGGGATCGGCCGCCCCTCGACCTTCGCCAGCATCATCGACGTGATCCTCAATCGCGGCTACGTCACCAAGCGGGGGCAGGCCCTCATCCCGAGCTGGCTGGCGTTCAGCGTCGTCCGACTGCTCGAGCAGCACTTCGCGGACCTCGTCGACTACGACTTCACGGCCGCCCTCGAAGACGATCTCGATGCGATCGCGCGCGGCGAGCAGAAGCGCCAGGACTGGCTGAGGGAGTTCTACTTCGGCTCGGACGAGCACGTTGGCCTGCGCAACATCGTCGACAACCTCGGCGAGATCGACGCCCGCGCACTGAACTCCACGCCGATCGGCGAGGTCGCCACGCTGAGGTTCGGCAAGTACGGCCCGTACCTGGAGGTGCCCGACAAAGAGAATCCGGATGCCGAGCCCCGCCGGGTCAACATCCCCGAGGATCTCGCACCCGACGAGCTGACCCCCGCGAAGGCGCAGGAGCTCATCGACGCTCCCGTCGCCGGCGACCGCGTGCTGGGGGAGAACCCGGCCACCGGGAAGCTCGTCGTGGTCAAGGACGGACGCTTCGGTCCGTACGTGCAGGAGACCGACCCGCCCGCACTCGAAGAGGTCGACGAGCAGACGGGGGAGGTCGTGGCGGCAGAGCCGGAGCCGGCGCCGAAAAAGCGCGGTGCGAAGAAGGAGGCGGCTCCCAAGCCGCGCACGGCATCGCTGTTCAAGTCGATGTCGGTCGACACCATCGACCTCGACACGGCGCTCAAGCTCCTCGATCTGCCGCGCGTGGTCGGCGCCGACCCCGAGACCGGCGCCGAGATCACCGCCCAGAACGGGCGCTACGGTCCCTACCTGAAGAAGGGCACCGACTCGCGCACCCTGCAGAACGAGCAGCAGATCTTCGACATCACGCTGGAAGAGGCGCTCGCCGTCTACGCCCAGCCCAAGTACGGCGCCCGCGGCGCCAGCTCGGCGCTGAAGGAGTTCGAGAACGACCCGACCAGCGGCAAGCCCATCAAGCTGAAGGACGGCCGTTTCGGCCCCTACGTCACCGACGGCGAGACGAACGCGACGATCCCGCGCGGCGAGGACGCGATGGAGATCACGTTCGAACGCGCCGTGCAGCTTCTCGCCGACAAGCGTGCCAAGGGTCCGGCACGTCGGACTGCGACGCGCAAGACCGCGGCGAAGAAGTGA
- a CDS encoding EamA family transporter, translating to MIAAAVALVGALTYGAADFLGGLAARRIRPVVVTAVAASTGLVALSLIHPLIGGEATSVDVAWGVAAGVLSAIGIGLLYACLAIGPMSILSPLTAVVSAVAPMLWGLLVKGDALAPAGYAGLAVALVAVVLVGFVPGERIVRPSTRGLAMAIGSGLGIGGFLIAVDQTSTGSGLVPLLAGRATTAVIAGAAIGLLAVAAAHRGATTRLLIAPAGASAPSRPRAWLLALACGVADAAANALILLALRTGELAVVSALTALYPAGTILLASVVLRERVAAIQWAGLTLALVAGGLLAVA from the coding sequence ATGATCGCCGCCGCCGTCGCCCTGGTGGGCGCGTTGACCTACGGTGCGGCCGACTTCCTCGGCGGGCTCGCCGCGCGACGAATCAGGCCGGTGGTCGTCACCGCCGTCGCCGCCTCCACCGGCCTGGTCGCGCTGTCACTCATCCATCCTTTGATCGGCGGGGAGGCCACGAGCGTCGACGTGGCGTGGGGTGTCGCTGCCGGCGTGCTGAGCGCCATCGGGATCGGACTGCTGTACGCGTGCCTCGCGATCGGCCCCATGAGCATCCTCTCGCCGCTGACGGCCGTCGTCTCGGCTGTGGCGCCCATGCTGTGGGGACTGCTCGTCAAGGGCGACGCGCTCGCACCGGCCGGCTACGCCGGACTGGCGGTCGCCCTCGTCGCCGTGGTGCTGGTGGGCTTCGTCCCCGGCGAGCGGATCGTGCGGCCGAGCACCCGCGGACTTGCGATGGCGATCGGCTCGGGGCTCGGAATCGGCGGGTTCCTCATCGCGGTCGATCAGACCTCGACCGGCAGCGGTCTGGTGCCGCTGCTCGCCGGCCGGGCGACCACCGCCGTGATCGCCGGCGCGGCGATCGGCCTCCTGGCCGTCGCGGCAGCACACCGAGGGGCGACGACGCGCCTTCTCATCGCACCCGCGGGCGCGAGCGCCCCGAGCAGACCCCGGGCGTGGCTGCTCGCGCTGGCCTGCGGCGTCGCCGACGCAGCCGCCAACGCGCTCATCCTGCTCGCGCTGAGGACGGGCGAACTCGCCGTGGTCTCCGCGCTGACCGCCCTGTATCCGGCGGGGACCATCCTCCTGGCGTCGGTCGTGCTGCGCGAGCGGGTCGCGGCGATCCAGTGGGCTGGATTGACTCTGGCGCTGGTGGCCGGGGGCCTGCTCGCCGTCGCCTGA
- a CDS encoding MMPL family transporter — MHAKKAARRGPSRWLRIGIPVVLTLIWLAAGSVGGPYFGKVDEVSSNDRSTFLPESADATKVNERLADFLGEESIPAVVVVTGDGELSEDDVAEVQSVVEEVAQLDAVAGEVSPPVPSEDGEAVQVFVPIDSSAEVGEVVAEIRTLLAEDLPEGLEGWVTGPAGFTADLVEGFLGIDGLLLAVALIAVFLILVVVYRSPLLPILVLSTSVFALCAALLTVWWLAYAGIVVLNGQVQGILFILVIGAATDYALLYVARFREAIADGMQKWDAALAAWRGSVEPILASGGTVIAGLLCLLLSDLATNRALGPIASIGIAFSVLSALTFLPALLALCGRAAFWPFIPKQPLAMIPDDLTQPVRGLWPRQARFVARHARTVWIACTIALLAGAFGITQLQADGVSTSELVLGESQARDGQEVLAEHFPAGSGSPVYVIVSGADLADTVQVLEESDGIDSVAVASEDSPTGQAAVAVEDGEAVLTAVGPPGTAAPQATVANGDVLVIGTLSDAADSVAAEDRVRELRADLDDALGAGTAIVGGETATDIDTNDTSTRDRTVIIPVVLAVILLILMLLLRSILAPVLLIGTVILSFATALGVSALVFNSVFGFPGADPAVPLFGFVFLVALGVDYNIFLMSRVREESLVHGTRPGILRGLVATGGVITSAGLVLAATFAALGVIPILFLAQIAFIVAFGVLLDTFVVRSLLVPALSYDIGRAIWWPSKLWRRGPETAAEASVTPMDGSGMPAAERGPGAADADEVLPAQTDPELITDDGHALTRGEYRRTLDA, encoded by the coding sequence ATGCACGCGAAGAAGGCGGCTCGCCGCGGTCCCTCCCGTTGGCTGCGTATCGGCATCCCGGTTGTCCTCACCCTCATCTGGCTGGCCGCCGGGTCGGTGGGCGGCCCGTACTTCGGCAAGGTCGATGAGGTGTCGTCGAACGACCGCTCGACCTTTCTGCCCGAGAGCGCGGACGCCACCAAGGTCAACGAGCGGCTCGCCGACTTCCTGGGCGAGGAGAGCATCCCCGCCGTGGTCGTCGTCACCGGTGACGGCGAGCTGAGCGAGGACGACGTCGCCGAGGTCCAGTCCGTCGTGGAAGAGGTCGCCCAGCTCGACGCGGTCGCCGGCGAGGTCTCGCCGCCGGTGCCGTCCGAGGACGGCGAGGCGGTGCAGGTCTTCGTGCCGATCGACTCGTCGGCCGAGGTGGGCGAGGTGGTCGCAGAGATCCGGACGCTCCTGGCCGAAGACCTGCCCGAGGGCCTGGAGGGATGGGTCACCGGCCCTGCGGGCTTCACCGCCGATCTCGTGGAGGGCTTCCTGGGCATCGACGGGCTGCTTCTGGCCGTCGCCCTCATCGCGGTCTTCCTCATCCTCGTCGTGGTGTACCGGTCTCCTCTGCTCCCGATCCTGGTGCTGTCGACCTCCGTCTTCGCACTGTGCGCGGCGCTGCTGACCGTCTGGTGGCTCGCGTACGCCGGCATCGTGGTCCTCAACGGCCAGGTGCAGGGCATCCTCTTCATCCTGGTGATCGGCGCCGCGACCGACTATGCGCTGCTCTACGTCGCCCGCTTCCGCGAGGCGATCGCGGACGGGATGCAGAAGTGGGATGCCGCGCTGGCGGCGTGGCGCGGATCGGTCGAGCCGATTCTCGCCTCCGGCGGCACCGTGATCGCCGGCCTGCTGTGCCTGCTGCTGTCGGATCTGGCCACCAATCGCGCTCTCGGCCCGATCGCCTCGATCGGCATCGCCTTCTCGGTGCTGTCGGCGCTGACCTTCCTTCCGGCGCTCCTTGCGCTGTGCGGACGTGCGGCGTTCTGGCCGTTCATTCCGAAGCAGCCGCTGGCGATGATCCCCGACGACCTCACGCAGCCGGTGCGGGGGCTCTGGCCGCGTCAGGCTCGTTTCGTCGCGCGCCACGCCCGCACGGTGTGGATCGCCTGCACGATCGCTCTGCTGGCCGGCGCGTTCGGAATCACGCAGCTTCAGGCCGACGGGGTCTCGACCAGCGAGCTTGTGCTGGGAGAGTCCCAGGCCCGCGATGGCCAGGAGGTGCTCGCCGAGCACTTCCCGGCCGGCTCCGGCTCGCCCGTCTACGTCATCGTCTCCGGCGCCGACCTGGCCGACACCGTGCAGGTGCTCGAGGAGTCGGACGGCATCGACTCCGTGGCGGTCGCCTCCGAGGATTCGCCGACCGGTCAGGCCGCGGTCGCGGTCGAGGACGGCGAGGCCGTGCTCACGGCGGTCGGGCCCCCGGGAACCGCCGCCCCGCAGGCGACCGTCGCGAACGGCGACGTGCTCGTGATCGGGACGCTGTCGGATGCTGCGGACTCCGTCGCCGCCGAGGACCGGGTGCGGGAGCTCCGCGCTGACCTCGACGACGCCCTCGGCGCGGGGACGGCGATCGTCGGCGGCGAGACGGCCACCGACATCGACACCAACGACACCTCCACGCGGGACCGCACCGTCATCATCCCCGTCGTGCTGGCGGTCATCCTGCTGATCCTGATGCTGCTGCTGCGCTCCATCCTGGCGCCGGTGCTGCTCATCGGCACCGTGATCCTGTCCTTCGCGACGGCGCTCGGCGTGAGCGCGCTCGTCTTCAACAGCGTCTTCGGGTTCCCCGGCGCAGACCCGGCCGTGCCGCTGTTCGGCTTCGTGTTCCTCGTGGCGCTGGGCGTGGACTACAACATCTTCCTGATGTCCCGCGTGAGAGAGGAGTCCCTCGTGCACGGCACGCGCCCCGGCATCCTGCGGGGGCTGGTGGCGACCGGCGGCGTCATCACGTCTGCCGGGCTGGTGCTCGCGGCGACGTTCGCGGCGCTCGGGGTCATCCCGATCCTCTTCCTCGCGCAGATCGCGTTCATCGTCGCATTCGGCGTGCTGCTGGACACCTTCGTGGTGCGCTCGCTGCTGGTCCCCGCGCTCTCGTACGACATCGGCCGGGCGATCTGGTGGCCGTCGAAGCTGTGGCGGAGGGGACCGGAGACCGCGGCGGAGGCATCCGTCACTCCCATGGACGGCAGCGGGATGCCCGCAGCCGAGCGGGGTCCTGGGGCGGCCGACGCCGACGAGGTGCTTCCCGCTCAGACCGACCCCGAGCTGATCACCGACGACGGACACGCTCTCACCCGAGGCGAATACCGGCGTACGCTCGACGCATGA
- a CDS encoding DUF4244 domain-containing protein — MFTSRTTPALPRLTTRRAERLFLPRDADDTGAATAEYAIATMAAVAFAGLLVVIMRSDEVRGILTDLVRRALTVA, encoded by the coding sequence ATGTTCACCTCCCGCACCACGCCCGCCCTGCCGCGCCTCACCACGCGCCGGGCCGAGCGGCTGTTCCTGCCTCGCGACGCGGATGACACCGGCGCCGCGACAGCGGAGTACGCCATCGCCACCATGGCGGCTGTCGCCTTCGCGGGGCTGCTGGTCGTCATCATGCGCTCGGACGAGGTCCGCGGCATCCTCACCGATCTCGTGCGGCGAGCGCTGACGGTCGCCTGA
- a CDS encoding Rv3654c family TadE-like protein produces the protein MAGTLAAAALVAGAALLTGGLATVGAASVAGQRLAAAADGGALAAADAASGAVPGAPCERAAEVVGSFGAVLETCAVDELVATVSVSLRVGPLTAHAAARAGPPP, from the coding sequence ATGGCCGGGACCCTCGCGGCCGCGGCTCTCGTGGCCGGCGCCGCCCTGCTGACCGGTGGCCTTGCGACGGTCGGCGCGGCGTCGGTCGCGGGGCAGCGCCTCGCCGCCGCGGCCGACGGCGGAGCACTCGCCGCCGCCGACGCCGCCTCCGGGGCCGTGCCCGGCGCGCCGTGCGAGCGGGCGGCCGAGGTGGTCGGCAGTTTCGGGGCGGTGCTGGAGACCTGCGCCGTGGACGAGCTCGTCGCGACGGTCTCGGTCTCGCTCCGGGTGGGACCGCTCACGGCGCACGCGGCCGCGCGAGCGGGGCCGCCGCCCTGA